CACTTGCCGAACTGCGAGACAGAATTATCGCCTTCACCGGATACAGCTTCCGCATTGTTATAGGTAATCAGTACCGTACAGGCGCGGACTCGATTGGATGGCATTCGGACACCGATTCATCTATGGGACTTGACCCAGCGATCGCATCTATCAGTCTTGGTGGAGTACGCAAGTTTCAAATTAAGCCCATCGGTGGAAGTCCTACTGATTTTTGGCTGGAACACGGCAGTCTGCTGTTGATGCACCCAGGCTGCCAATCAACCCATGTACATCAGGTTCCGAAAACGACCAAAGTTGTCAGGACAAGAATCAATCTGACTTTTCGACCACACACTCTTGGCAGATAAAAACCACTTGTTCAATCACGCCTCCTTAATTGTTTTGAGTTTCAACCCAATTTTTCAGAATGGTGTAAAGTATTTGGACTTGGTTCAGATGTACTACTTAATTTAGTTTTTTAGCCAGTGTCAGTTTTCGCTCTAGCGGTATGGGTGCATACCGCTAACTTTTCCGTGCGTCTATTGGAGGAAATTATGAGTCTTGAACCACATCACTTACAAGAATGGCTAAACAGTGGCGTTGACGAAGATATCATCACGCTCAACGTGCGATCGCTGTCCGGCAATGAAATCTATGAATATTTATTGTATGCCCTACCTCAAACTGCCCGACGAAACGATGGACGGTTACGAGATGGGTACTTACTTCGATATGCTGCCATGACCAGTTCTTGGTGGTCAAACGGACTCGACCCTCACAACGACTGGCTACCAATGGAGTGGGGAAGGGCGAAGCCGGATATTCCCAGATTTGAGGAGGAAGAGACAGGCAGGGGGGAGGCTACTGTCAATTCTTCCCGTAAACTTATCAAATACGAATCCCCACCCAAAACCCCTAACCGCGTCACGTATTTTAGGGTTCCCCTGCACATCTGGCGAAAGATATCTATACGCTATGACGTGCCAATGCCCGATAACATTGTCATTACTATTGAAGGTGAAGCTTTGGGCTTCTGGGCTTGGGTCTTGTCACATTCAGAAATTCCAGTATTCCTAACAGAAGGCGAAAAGAAAGCTGGTTGTCTGCTGTCTTTGGGGTATGCAGCGATCGCACTTCCCGGCATTTGGAATGGTCGAGTTGGTAAAGAAGGTTTTGAACGGCTGCACCCTGATTTAGTCCCAATGGCGCAACAACAGCGCAAATTCGTCATCTTGTTTGATTACGAAACCAAACCCAAAACAAAATGGCAAGTATTCCAAGCCATCCGCCGCACCGCCAACGTCATCTTAGATGCTGGTGGAGAGTGTGAAGTGGCATTGTTACCAGGGCCAGAAAAAGGTATTGACGACTGGGTGGTGGCACTCTCGCATAAAGCCGAAAAAGCAGTGTCAGCCATGATTGCTGATGCTCTCACCGTGCAAGAATATCAAAAGCAGTTCTTCGCCAAGAAAACCAGAGGCTTACACAAGTATAAGCCGGATGTAACCGTTAATACCCGTTATTTGTCCGAGGTGATCAAATCCTTCCCAAAATCTGGGGTTGTTGGTTTGGCTTCAGATATGGGTACTGGTAAAACTGAACTTATGTCCATTGTCAGAAGGGATAACCCAGACTTGAGTTTTTT
This is a stretch of genomic DNA from Aulosira sp. FACHB-615. It encodes these proteins:
- a CDS encoding alpha-ketoglutarate-dependent dioxygenase AlkB, translating into MQQLNLFPESTPTLPVTYYPQFLTTQEANELYQHCLHLQWQQNQIRMLGKTTDIPRLECLYGDKGCNYFYSKSVLLKPLPWTETLAELRDRIIAFTGYSFRIVIGNQYRTGADSIGWHSDTDSSMGLDPAIASISLGGVRKFQIKPIGGSPTDFWLEHGSLLLMHPGCQSTHVHQVPKTTKVVRTRINLTFRPHTLGR